A stretch of Hoplias malabaricus isolate fHopMal1 chromosome 10, fHopMal1.hap1, whole genome shotgun sequence DNA encodes these proteins:
- the LOC136708848 gene encoding C-C chemokine receptor type 4-like — translation MENVTDYDYDYNISGTFVTPCDRVNINTFSKAFLPPFYFFIFTVSLLGNGLVLFIIYKFEKLGTVTNIFLINLVASNLIFSIGLPFNAVYQKSEWIFGTVICKMIDSISCLGFYSSVLFLTAMTFDRYLAVVHVVVANKQRHTCYAFTIAAVVWSISFLGSLEPYFNSVVKNDPVVGKICDSNNGKLSIYPEFVLFFLFPLVVVLYCYIRIGLRVLVTQVKGRHRTVKLIFLIVALFFLCWTPYNVILLMKEQTKNNPCDHSLVYPEYITHNIAYLYFCINPVFFTFLGKKFQNHVRRLLFNKIPCIKDVSISSRSSS, via the coding sequence ATGGAGAATGTTACAGATTATGACTACGATTATAACATCTCAGGGACTTTTGTGACTCCATGTGACAGagtaaatattaatacattcagcAAGGCATTTCTGCCTCCCTTCtatttcttcatcttcactgTCAGTCTGCTGGGCAATGGCCTGGTGCTGTTTATCATATATAAGTTTGAGAAACTTGGAACAGTCACAAACATATTCCTCATCAACCTGGTGGCCTCCAACTTGATTTTTTCCATCGGTCTCCCGTTTAATGCAGTTTATCAGAAATCTGAATGGATATTTGGCACTGTGATCTGCAAGATGATAGACAGTATTTCCTGTCTGGGCTTCTACAGTTCTGTCCTCTTCCTCACAGCCATGACTTTTGACCGTTACCTAGCTGTGGTACACGTGGTGGTGGCCAACAAGCAGCGGCACACCTGCTATGCCTTCACTATTGCAGCAGTGGTCTGGAGCATCAGTTTCCTGGGCAGCCTGGAGCCTTACTTCAATAGCGTTGTGAAAAATGACCCTGTAGTAGGGAAGATTTGTGACTCTAACAACGGGAAGTTAAGCATCTACCCtgagtttgttttgttcttcctCTTCCCTTTGGTGGTCGTCCTCTACTGCTACATCAGAATTGGCCTGAGGGTCCTCGTGACCCAAGTGAAGGGCAGACACCGCACTGTGAAGCTCATCTTCTTAATCGTGGCACTCTTCTTCCTGTGCTGGACTCCATACaatgtaatattattaatgAAAGAGCAGACCAAAAACAACCCCTGTGACCACAGCCTCGTTTACCCAGAATACATCACTCATAACATTGCCTATCTATACTTCTGCATCAACCcagttttctttacatttttgggCAAGAAATTCCAGAATCATGTTCGCAGACTGCTGTTCAATAAGATTCCATGCATAAAGGATGTCAGCATCAGCAGCAGATCCTCCTCTTAG
- the LOC136708944 gene encoding C-C chemokine receptor type 4-like, whose product MEVSTDYDESLEPFITPCDIKNINDFGKTFLPPFFCFIFTVSLLGNGLVLFILCKFESLSKVTNIFLINLVVSNLIFSISLPFKAVYNNSEWIFGNVICKMVGSTYTLGFYSSVLFLTLMTFDRYLAVVHVVAAMNQRRSCYAFTMAAVVWSVSVLGSLEPYFSLTVEDDPKLGKICEEYDPDNKIMSAYPEFVLFFLFPLVVILYCYIRIGLRVVMTRLNSRHRTVKLIFVIVVLFFLCWTPYNVILLMKEQAKDNLCDYSLIYPEYITRNIAHLYFCINPVFYMFMGKKFQNYICRLLFNKNVSINSRSSY is encoded by the coding sequence ATGGAAGTTTCTACAGACTACGACGAGAGTTTAGAGCCTTTCATTACTCCTTGCGACATAAAGAATATTAATGATTTCGGTAAGACATTTTTGCCGCCCTTCTTCTGCTTCATCTTCACTGTCAGTCTGCTGGGTAATGGCCTGGTGCTGTTTATCCTGTGCAAGTTTGAAAGCCTTAGTAAGGTCACAAACATATTCCTCATCAACCTGGTGGTCTCCAACCTGATCTTCTCCATCAGCCTCCCTTTTAAAGCTGTGTACAATAACTCAGAGTGGATATTTGGCAATGTGATCTGCAAGATGGTGGGTAGTACTTACACTCTGGGCTTCTACAGCTCCGTCCTTTTCCTCACGCTCATGACCTTTGACCGATACCTTGCTGTGGTACATGTGGTGGCAGCCATGAATCAGCGGAGGAGCTGCTACGCCTTCACTATGGCAGCAGTGGTCTGGAGTGTCAGTGTCCTGGGCAGCCTGGAGCCTTACTTCAGTCTCACTGTGGAAGATGACCCCAAATTGGGGAAGATTTGTGAAGAGTATGACCCTGATAATAAGATCATGAGCGCCTACCCtgaatttgttttgttcttcCTCTTCCCCTTGGTGGTCATCCTCTACTGCTACATCAGGATTGGGCTGAGGGTGGTCATGACCAGGTTAAACAGCAGGCACCGCACTGTAAAGCTCATCTTTGTCATAGTGGTGCTCTTCTTCCTGTGCTGGACTCCATACAATGTGATATTATTAATGAAGGAGCAGGCCAAGGACAACCTCTGTGACTACAGTCTCATTTACCCAGAATACATCACTCGTAACATTGCCCATCTCTACTTCTGCATCAACCCAGTGTTCTATATGTTTATGGGCAAGAAATTCCAGAATTATATTTGCAGACTGCTGTTCAATAAGAATGTCAGCATCAACAGCAGATCCTCCTATTAG